In Hamadaea flava, a genomic segment contains:
- a CDS encoding ABC transporter substrate-binding protein, with amino-acid sequence MFRRRLPWALAAALAVAVSGCSGSALNPDNTQTSSDTVRVGLILPQSGPYKTAGDDIKAGWQLYLDQHGSKLGGHKVQVVEADEGDGKDAVRAAGKKLLDQDKVDVIVGNASAETVLSLDPLLRQHGVPMIGTGGRPSTITDPTYIWHTSWLSQETGAAIADYLRTTVNGPVYAIGPDYIGGHDQITGFTKAFTAKGGKLANPGGEPEWTPWAPTPTTNFEPYLAKIKSSGAKAVYTFYAGSSAVEFVKQYRQFGVDVPLYAAGFLTDGAVLAAEGQAADGISTVLNYAANIDTDANRRFVAAFTAQHAGATPNIYHVCGWDAAMVLDMALTQATATGSAASTTTPAATGSATANGTPTTAAASPPPGRSTITTAIMAGLPHLGEVNSPRGGWQFGPVNHTPVQKWYLRRVTADGGVLANVKIAELATLGS; translated from the coding sequence ATGTTTCGCAGACGCCTCCCGTGGGCGCTCGCGGCGGCGCTCGCCGTCGCCGTGTCCGGGTGCAGCGGTTCCGCGCTCAACCCGGACAACACCCAGACCTCGTCGGACACGGTGCGGGTCGGGCTGATCCTGCCCCAGTCGGGCCCGTACAAGACCGCCGGTGACGACATCAAAGCCGGTTGGCAGCTGTATCTGGATCAGCACGGCAGCAAACTCGGAGGGCACAAGGTGCAGGTCGTCGAGGCCGACGAAGGTGACGGCAAAGACGCCGTCCGCGCCGCTGGGAAGAAGCTGCTCGATCAGGACAAGGTCGATGTGATCGTCGGCAACGCCTCCGCTGAGACCGTGCTGTCGTTGGATCCGCTGTTGCGCCAGCACGGCGTGCCGATGATCGGCACCGGCGGCCGGCCGTCCACGATCACCGACCCCACCTACATCTGGCACACCTCCTGGCTGAGCCAGGAAACCGGCGCCGCGATCGCCGACTACCTGCGCACCACCGTCAACGGACCGGTGTATGCGATCGGCCCGGACTACATCGGCGGCCACGACCAGATCACCGGGTTCACCAAGGCCTTCACCGCCAAGGGCGGCAAACTCGCCAACCCCGGCGGCGAGCCGGAATGGACCCCGTGGGCGCCGACGCCCACGACCAACTTCGAACCCTACCTGGCAAAGATCAAATCCTCGGGCGCCAAAGCCGTCTACACGTTCTACGCCGGGTCCAGCGCGGTGGAGTTCGTCAAGCAATACCGCCAGTTCGGTGTCGACGTGCCGCTGTACGCCGCAGGGTTCTTAACCGACGGCGCGGTCCTCGCGGCCGAGGGTCAGGCCGCCGACGGCATCTCCACCGTCCTGAACTACGCAGCCAACATCGACACCGACGCCAACAGGCGGTTCGTCGCCGCGTTCACCGCCCAGCACGCCGGCGCGACCCCGAACATCTACCACGTGTGCGGCTGGGACGCAGCCATGGTCCTGGACATGGCTCTCACCCAGGCCACCGCCACCGGCTCCGCGGCCTCAACGACGACTCCGGCGGCCACCGGCAGCGCCACCGCGAACGGCACACCCACGACGGCCGCGGCCAGCCCCCCGCCGGGTCGCAGCACCATCACAACGGCGATCATGGCCGGCCTGCCGCACCTCGGCGAAGTGAACTCCCCGCGCGGCGGATGGCAATTCGGGCCGGTCAACCACACCCCCGTGCAGAAGTGGTACCTGCGCCGCGTCACCGCCGACGGCGGTGTCCTGGCCAACGTCAAGATCGCCGAACTGGCGACCCTGGGCTCATAA
- a CDS encoding branched-chain amino acid ABC transporter permease translates to MTASGRLRTLTPAVGLLVAVPLPWLANAYIVSIATTGLIMALLAISAQIVGTTGQAALGQAGYLGVGAYTAALLAGTSAGYGMVQLAAAALTGAAAAALTGLVAVRARGVTFLMITFACGELIHVAALAAVPVTGGSDGILVPARPPLPGTATLAADGWVFLYVLAVTGLVCAAIWGWRRSRWDLRLRAIADHERRLRASGHPTGRYLWTAYTLAGAIAGIAGALLVTATHHVSPADLGFAVSVVALAAAILGIGTMPGAVLAALVLVAARDWVGGYTGHGVAILGALLIVAAALPRDRLLSWRIR, encoded by the coding sequence ATGACAGCCTCCGGTCGTCTGCGTACGCTCACCCCAGCTGTCGGGCTGCTCGTCGCTGTACCGCTGCCGTGGCTCGCCAACGCCTACATCGTGTCCATCGCCACCACCGGCCTGATCATGGCCCTGCTCGCGATCAGCGCACAGATCGTCGGCACGACCGGGCAGGCCGCGCTCGGCCAGGCCGGCTACCTCGGCGTCGGCGCCTACACCGCAGCGCTACTCGCCGGCACGTCCGCCGGCTACGGCATGGTCCAGCTGGCCGCAGCCGCCCTCACTGGCGCGGCCGCGGCCGCGCTGACCGGCCTGGTTGCGGTCCGGGCGCGTGGCGTCACCTTTCTGATGATCACGTTCGCGTGCGGGGAGCTGATCCACGTCGCCGCGCTGGCAGCGGTGCCGGTCACCGGTGGCAGCGACGGCATCCTCGTACCCGCGCGCCCGCCGCTACCCGGCACGGCGACGCTGGCCGCCGACGGATGGGTCTTCCTATACGTCCTGGCCGTCACCGGCCTGGTGTGCGCCGCAATATGGGGCTGGCGTCGCAGCCGCTGGGACCTGCGGCTCCGGGCGATCGCCGACCACGAGCGGCGCCTGCGGGCTAGCGGCCATCCCACCGGCCGCTACCTGTGGACCGCCTACACCCTCGCCGGGGCGATAGCCGGGATCGCGGGCGCGTTGCTGGTCACCGCCACCCACCACGTCTCCCCCGCCGACCTCGGGTTCGCCGTGTCCGTCGTCGCCCTCGCGGCGGCGATCCTCGGGATCGGCACCATGCCCGGCGCGGTCCTAGCCGCTCTCGTTCTGGTCGCCGCCCGGGACTGGGTCGGCGGGTACACCGGCCACGGTGTCGCGATCCTCGGCGCCCTGCTCATCGTCGCCGCCGCCTTACCCCGTGACCGGCTGCTCTCGTGGAGGATCCGATGA
- a CDS encoding roadblock/LC7 domain-containing protein, with product MSPQDPGRLAMFSDVLTQLTAKVPKIAHAVAMSSDGLVLARTPRLSQDRAETLCAAVSGEVSLARSTAKFLEAGDHVYSMLVMDLGVLVVQPTPDGSALAALAPELADAADLAYALADLAQRIGQQLSPGLRGAAR from the coding sequence ATGAGTCCGCAAGATCCCGGCCGTCTGGCCATGTTCAGCGACGTGCTGACCCAGCTGACCGCCAAGGTGCCGAAGATCGCCCACGCCGTCGCGATGTCGTCCGACGGCCTGGTCTTGGCCCGCACACCCCGCCTGAGCCAGGACCGGGCCGAGACGCTGTGCGCGGCCGTGTCCGGGGAGGTGTCCCTCGCCAGGTCCACCGCCAAGTTCCTGGAGGCCGGGGACCACGTCTACTCGATGCTGGTCATGGACCTCGGGGTTCTGGTCGTACAACCGACCCCCGACGGCAGCGCACTGGCCGCGCTCGCTCCGGAACTGGCCGACGCCGCCGACCTCGCATATGCCCTGGCCGACCTCGCCCAGCGCATCGGCCAGCAGCTTTCACCTGGCCTGCGCGGCGCCGCCCGCTAG
- a CDS encoding class I SAM-dependent methyltransferase translates to MTDTDVEQRYGFDNTSSEGGHQLQHLAEILDPHSISVLSTTGIKPGMRCLDVGPGAGTITRWLAEQVGPDGQVTAIDIAPSLPGGPNIEILAEDIRTSDFDPGSFDLIHARLVLMHIPERVKVLQRLADWLRPGGAIVLSEWDCTYLNLVRYCPGGFDASLHDLFQTTLVGLLTPRGMSTTWATEAHGAMLHSGLTNVTTVVDARTYHGGTGICQLHYSNSHQLNDALLAAGMTEQQLSDLRRMLQDPRLTLSGYLMHTTTGRRAAAN, encoded by the coding sequence ATGACCGACACCGACGTCGAGCAGCGATACGGCTTCGACAACACCAGTTCCGAGGGCGGCCACCAACTGCAGCACCTCGCCGAGATTCTCGACCCGCACAGCATCAGCGTCCTTTCCACGACCGGGATCAAACCGGGTATGCGCTGCCTGGACGTCGGTCCCGGTGCGGGCACGATCACCCGTTGGCTCGCCGAGCAGGTCGGCCCGGACGGGCAGGTCACCGCGATCGACATCGCACCCTCGCTACCCGGCGGCCCGAACATCGAAATCCTGGCCGAAGACATCCGCACCTCCGACTTCGACCCGGGCAGCTTCGACCTGATCCACGCCCGTCTGGTGCTCATGCACATCCCCGAACGCGTCAAGGTGCTGCAGCGGCTGGCCGACTGGCTGCGGCCGGGCGGGGCGATCGTGCTGTCCGAATGGGACTGCACCTACCTCAATCTGGTCCGGTACTGCCCCGGAGGCTTCGACGCGAGCCTGCACGACCTGTTCCAAACCACCCTGGTCGGGCTGCTCACCCCACGCGGCATGAGCACCACCTGGGCCACCGAAGCCCACGGGGCGATGCTGCACTCCGGGCTAACCAACGTCACGACCGTCGTCGACGCCCGCACCTACCACGGCGGCACCGGCATCTGCCAGCTGCACTACAGCAACAGCCACCAGCTCAACGACGCGCTGCTGGCCGCCGGCATGACCGAACAGCAGTTGTCCGATCTGCGGCGCATGTTGCAGGACCCGCGGCTGACGCTGTCGGGCTACCTGATGCACACCACGACCGGCCGCCGCGCGGCCGCAAACTAG
- a CDS encoding branched-chain amino acid ABC transporter permease translates to MDGIFAYAITGLDGLAYGLLLFCVASGLTLIWGVADILQLGHGTLYLAGAYLGWWLADGGWGGLAAATAVGALAGAAVGGLLAICLRPLTGRHLDQGLATLGGAFVTADLLTTATGGQPLRAEAPLPGSVPLFGHLYPTWRLVFIGVAAGLATILVLIVDRSTVGATVRAVVDDEQMAAATGIRTRLVQAGVLAAGCALAVTVGVIGAPVLGPAPGVDTTVLTLSLIIVVVGGLGSIRGALLAAVGVGLLQTLGVLLAPAALVPFLLAAAMLIVLVARPTLHGRPA, encoded by the coding sequence GTGGACGGGATATTCGCCTACGCGATCACCGGCCTTGACGGGCTCGCGTACGGGCTGCTGCTGTTCTGCGTGGCATCCGGCCTGACCCTGATCTGGGGTGTGGCCGACATACTGCAACTCGGCCACGGCACGCTCTACCTCGCCGGCGCCTACCTGGGCTGGTGGCTGGCCGACGGCGGCTGGGGCGGCCTGGCCGCCGCGACCGCCGTCGGCGCCCTCGCCGGCGCCGCCGTCGGCGGTCTGCTCGCGATCTGCCTGCGGCCCCTGACGGGCCGGCACCTCGACCAAGGCCTCGCCACCCTCGGCGGGGCGTTCGTGACCGCCGACCTGCTCACCACCGCCACCGGCGGACAGCCGCTGCGGGCCGAAGCTCCCCTGCCTGGCTCAGTGCCGTTGTTCGGACACCTGTATCCGACCTGGCGGTTGGTGTTCATCGGAGTCGCCGCCGGCCTCGCCACCATCCTGGTCCTGATCGTCGACCGGTCGACTGTCGGCGCCACGGTCCGGGCTGTGGTCGACGACGAGCAGATGGCCGCCGCCACCGGCATCCGCACCCGCCTCGTCCAAGCCGGCGTCCTGGCCGCTGGCTGCGCTCTGGCGGTCACGGTCGGAGTGATCGGTGCACCAGTGCTCGGCCCGGCCCCCGGAGTCGACACGACCGTGCTCACACTGTCGTTGATCATCGTGGTCGTCGGCGGCCTCGGATCCATCCGCGGCGCCCTGCTCGCCGCGGTCGGCGTCGGACTGCTGCAAACCCTCGGCGTCCTGCTCGCCCCCGCCGCGCTCGTGCCGTTCCTGCTCGCCGCCGCGATGCTGATCGTCCTGGTCGCCCGGCCCACCCTGCACGGCAGGCCCGCATGA
- a CDS encoding ATP-binding cassette domain-containing protein — translation MTLRLDGLERRYGGLHALKPVSLTIGDGARHAVIGPNGAGKTTLLHLIAGSLKPTSGRLLLDGTDITDLTVPRRVTVGISRTHQHPAVYPKLTVAEHLTLAIPPRRVRGDHGTVVLEMVGLDRSAATPAGKLSYGQQRLLELAVAVAAGPQLLLLDEPSSGLSDHDLRRLSTVLAALGNDVTVLLVDHNLALVRDVADHVTVLHHGQHLTTGTIDQVRADSAVRQAYLGTPTATTAKTRSATAATLLTARLPQLGHGMAAPELTDVDLTLAVGHGQVVVGPNGAGKTTLLHALAGLHPAPGAQRLVDGKPLTVRHPADALRAGISLVPQGRRLFHRLTVAEHLAVARAHSPTRGAPTNILDAMPELAARLRHRADRLSGGEQQMLALARALLANPRLMLLDEPGEGLAPIAVGRLGHLLADRVDNGLAALVAEPHLLLGPLIADTVRTITDRTLTPARPIDHTTPAPAEDPFAAPSHKATT, via the coding sequence ATGACCCTGCGCCTGGACGGTCTCGAACGCCGCTACGGCGGACTGCACGCCCTCAAACCCGTCAGTCTGACCATCGGCGACGGTGCGCGGCACGCGGTCATCGGCCCCAACGGGGCCGGGAAGACCACCCTTCTGCATCTGATCGCCGGCAGCCTCAAACCGACCAGCGGACGGCTGCTGCTCGATGGCACCGATATCACCGACCTTACGGTGCCCCGCCGGGTCACGGTCGGGATCAGCCGCACCCACCAGCATCCGGCCGTCTATCCGAAGCTGACCGTGGCCGAACACCTCACCCTGGCCATCCCACCGCGACGGGTACGCGGCGACCACGGCACTGTGGTCCTGGAGATGGTCGGTCTCGACCGCAGCGCTGCCACGCCGGCTGGCAAACTCTCGTACGGGCAGCAGCGGCTCCTCGAACTCGCCGTCGCTGTCGCCGCCGGGCCCCAGCTGCTGCTGCTCGACGAACCCTCGTCCGGCCTGTCCGACCACGACCTACGGCGGCTGTCGACTGTCCTTGCCGCATTGGGCAACGACGTGACCGTGTTGCTCGTTGACCACAACCTCGCCCTCGTTCGCGACGTCGCCGACCACGTCACCGTCCTGCACCACGGCCAGCACCTGACCACCGGCACCATCGACCAGGTCCGAGCCGACAGTGCTGTCCGTCAGGCGTACCTCGGCACCCCCACCGCCACCACGGCCAAGACCAGGTCGGCGACCGCAGCGACCCTGCTGACAGCGCGGTTGCCGCAGCTCGGCCACGGCATGGCAGCACCCGAGCTGACCGATGTCGACTTGACCCTCGCGGTCGGGCACGGCCAGGTCGTGGTCGGTCCGAACGGCGCCGGCAAGACGACACTCCTGCACGCCCTGGCCGGGCTGCATCCCGCGCCCGGCGCGCAGCGGCTCGTCGACGGCAAACCCCTCACCGTGCGGCATCCTGCCGACGCCCTACGCGCCGGCATCTCCCTCGTTCCGCAGGGCCGCCGACTATTCCACCGGCTCACCGTCGCCGAACACCTCGCCGTCGCCCGCGCCCACAGCCCCACCCGCGGCGCACCCACCAACATCCTCGACGCGATGCCAGAACTAGCCGCACGGCTACGCCACCGCGCCGACCGGCTGTCCGGCGGCGAACAGCAAATGCTCGCCCTCGCCCGCGCCCTGCTGGCTAACCCACGCCTAATGCTGCTCGACGAACCCGGCGAAGGCCTCGCCCCCATTGCCGTCGGCCGCCTCGGCCACCTACTCGCCGACCGGGTCGACAACGGCCTCGCCGCGCTCGTCGCCGAACCCCACCTGCTCCTCGGCCCGCTGATCGCCGACACCGTCCGCACCATCACCGACCGCACACTCACCCCCGCACGGCCCATCGACCACACCACACCGGCTCCCGCCGAAGACCCGTTCGCCGCACCCTCCCACAAGGCCACCACATGA